Proteins from one Ahaetulla prasina isolate Xishuangbanna chromosome 2, ASM2864084v1, whole genome shotgun sequence genomic window:
- the LOC131190540 gene encoding uncharacterized protein K02A2.6-like produces MSTLMPTFAPFVPSTDSWDAYLERFNCFLQANDLSDISSARKHGYFLSSCGSEVFNVARSLAAPQPLCELSWEVLLDKLRGHYAPAPSRIVRRHAFRCCFQSDSATINDFISSLRTAALHCEFLDLENMLLDQFVYGVKDLKLQRRLLARKDLTFQLAMDEARAAEMAEKSAAELHRFRPGTVNESGPVSIHFGDAAQGSSSGEEAEVSRLNLTSKRASLPESKRSQPRCLGCGGEHAREDCKFKSAVCRRCGKRGHLARVCRATLPVQDVGRSPVRWRGQVKTLAPRQREYATVAHFEDDVPVSYAASASSSDKIYVTVNLEGAPCTMEVDTGSSRSLIAWSTLQRLLPGVSKASLKPCAVTLRDYQGGAIPTVGVGKFRVAYHGFNDHLPLIVVKGDRPCLLGLDWFTALGLHIAGVHNTRLDVTSMLAAEFADVFDESLGKYRGSPISLNLDPQVAPIRLKPRRVPLALRPKVDEQLDRLIAQGVLIPIDHAKWETPIVIPLKPDGSVRICADYKGTINKALQANPYPVPVVQHLLHSLGKGRIFAKLDMAQAYQQLPVDDETALAQTIVTHRGAFKCTRLQFGVSVAPGIFQGIMERLLHEIPGVVPYFDDVIVSARDMSELVTKVSDHKPLLGLLAGDRPTPQILSPRMSRWAEFLAAYSYRLVHRPGKEIGHADALSRCPLPAHVRDPAPSMPILLIEESDCPVAASDICWESGKDPVMSQVIDWVRRGWPQGTVAPEFLPYVRRRGELSTQSGCLLWGHRVVVPPTLRPQILSCLHVAHPGIGRMKALGRSYVWWPNLDQEIESWVGRCHPCQSSRAAPPAAPVRDWETPRGPWARIHADLAGPFQGRTFLVVVDAYSKWVELVLTPSTTADSIIKVLDKLFSTHGLPDVLVTDNDPQFFAAAFQLFLARLGIRHAPTAPFHPAANGLAERAVRSAKDALGHLRRLRTVLDRLHPTYGSDRVPAHEGRVRSFGIEDLVYAQNFGDVPQWLPGHIIQLSGPYSYRVLLEDGRIWRRHINQLRRRLPTGEDDLQRSTLHQDARLNPEEPTPGQTPDATGVTQQ; encoded by the exons ATGTCGACCCTGATGCCCACCTTTGCTCCGTTCGTCCCCTCCACTGACTCATGGGATGCCTACTTAGAGAGATTCAATTGTTTCCTGCAGGCAAACGACTTATCGGACATCTCCAGCGCTCGGAAGCATGGCtatttcttaagctcttgtggcaGCGAAGTTTTCAACGTCGCTCGATCACTTGCAGCGCCTCAACCGCTATGTGAATTGTCCTGGGAGGTTTTGCTTGATAAACTCCGAGGGCACTATGCTCCTGCGCCCTCCCGTATCGTCCGCCGCCACGCTTTTCGCTGTtgtttccaatctgattctgctaCGATTAATGACTTCATATCCTCCCTGAGGACTGCTGCTTTACACTGCGAGTTCCTGGACCTCGAAAACATGTTGTTAGACCAATTCGTCTACGGGGTCAAGGACTTAAAGCTCCAACGCCGCCTCCTTGCTCGGAAGGACTTGACTTTCCAACTGGCCATGGATGAAGCGAGAGCAGCCGAAATGGCCGAAAAGTCCGCTGCAGAGCTTCACCGGTTCCGACCGGGAACGGTGAACGAGAGCGGTCCAGTTTCTATCCATTTTGGAGACGCCGCCCAAGGAAGCTCGTCGGGAGAAGAAGCTGAGGTGAGCCGCCTCAACCTTACATCTAAACGGGCAAGCCTCCCTGAGAGTAAGCGTTCCCAACCTCGATGCCTTGGCTGTGGCGGTGAGCACGCGAGGGaggactgcaagttcaagtccgctGTTTGTCGCCGTTGCGGAAAGCGCGGCCACCTGGCCAGGGTTTGCCGGGCTACTCTGCCGGTCCAGGATGTCGGCCGCAGTCCGGTTCGATGGCGGGGACAAGTCAAGACGCTTGCTCCCCGCCAAAGAGAGTATGCCACTGTGGCCCATTTTGAAGATGATGTCCCTGTCAGCTACGCAGCTTCCGCGTCATCGTCCGACAAGATCTATGTCACCGTCAACTTGGAGGGGGCGCCGTGCACTATGGAGGTGGACACGGGGTCGTCCCGGTCACTTATCGCTTGGTCTACACTGCAGCGACTTCTACCTGGTGTCTCCAAGGCCAGCCTGAAACCCTGCGCTGTCACATTGAGGGACTACCAGGGGGGGGCTATTCCTACTGTGGGGGTTGGCAAATTCCGGGTGGCATATCATGGCTTCAATGACCACCTCCCACTAATTGTTGTTAAGGGCGACCGGCCTTGCCTTTTGGGGCTCGACTGGTTCACCGCCTTGGGCCTGCACATCGCCGGGGTCCACAACACACGCCTGGATGTCACCTCCATGCTGGCTGCTGAATTCGCAGATGTTTTTGATGAGAGCCTGGGTAAATATCGGGGGTCCCCCATTTCCCTGAACTTAGATCCCCAGGTGGCGCCCATACGGCTCAAACCAAGACGGGTTCCCCTGGCGTTGAGACCGAAGGTGGATGAGCAGCTTGACCGCTTAATAGCCCAAGGGGTTTTAATTCCGATAGATCACGCGAAATGGGAAACCCCTATTGTCATTCCCCTTAAGCCGGATGGATCCGTGAGGATCTGTGCCGACTACAAGGGGACTATTAATAAGGCCCTGCAGGCAAATCCTTACCCGGTGCCGGTAGTCCAGCACCTCCTCCACTCCCTGGGAAAGGGCCGCATCTTTGCTAAATTGGACATGGCCCAGGCTTATCAACAGCTCCCGGTGGATGACGAAACGGCATTGGCCCAAACGATcgtcacccaccggggagctttTAAATGCACGAGACTTCAATTCGGGGTCAGTGTAGCGCCAGGAATATTCCAGGGTATCATGGAACGCCTGCTCCATGAGATTCCGGGGGTGgtcccttactttgatgacgtaatTGTCTCGGCCAGGGATATGTCAGAGCTTGTCACCAAAGTAAG TGACCATAAGCCCCTTCTAGGCTTACTGGCCGGTGACCGACCCACCCCCCAAATTCTCTCCCCGAGAATGTCTCGGTGGGCCGAATTTCTAGCAGCCTATTCGTACCGTTTGGTACATAGGCCGGGAAAAGAAATTGGCCATGCCGATGCCCTCAGTCGCTGTCCACTCCCCGCCCACGTTAGGGATCCGGCCCCCTCGATGCCCATTCTTCTGATTGAGGAATCAGATTGCCCGGTAGCGGCTTCCGACATATGCTGGGAGTCTGGAAAGGACCCCGTAATGTCCCAAGTCATTGACTGGGTTCGGAGGGGTTGGCCCCAGGGGACAGTGGCCCCTGAATTCCTACCATACGTCCGCAGACGCGGCGAACTGTCCACCCAGTCAGGATGCCTGCTCTGGGgacatagggtggtagttcccccCACTCTACGGCCCCAAATATTGTCATGTCTCCATGTGGCCCACCCTGGTATCGGGCGCATGAAAGCCCTGGggcgaagctatgtttggtggccaaatTTAGACCAAGAGATAGAATCCTGGGTGGGACGGTGTCACCCTTGTCAATCCTCCCGAGCAGCGCCCCCTGCCGCGCCAGTCCGGGACTGGGAGACACCGAGGGGCCCTTGGGCACGGATCCACGCGGATCTCGCTGGCCCTTTCCAGGGACGGACCTTCCTCGTAGTGGTCGACGCGTACTCCAAGTGGGTAGAATTAGTCCTGACGCCGTCGACCACTGCTGACTCTATCATCAAGGTCCTAGACAAGTTATTTTCCACCCATGGGTTGCCTGATGTTCTAGTTACTGACAACGACCCTCAATTTTTTGCAGCTGCCTTCCAGCTGTTTTTAGCCAGGCTTGGCATCCGCCACGCCCCCACGGCTCCGTTCCACCCAGCGgctaacggccttgcagaacgggcCGTGCGATCGGCAAAAGACGCTTTGGGCCATCT ACGCCGTCTGCGTACCGTCCTGGACAGGTTGCACCCCACGTACGGTTCCGACAGGGTCCCTGCCCACGAGGGTCGGGTCCGTAGTTTCGGTATTGAGGACTTAGTATATGCACAAAATTTTGGGGATGTTCCGCAATGGCTACCCGGACACATAATACAATTGTCTGGgccctattcttatagggtcctcCTTGAGGATGGGCGAATCTGGCGGCGCCACATTAACCAATTAAGGCGTCGCCTGCCCACCGGTGAAGACGACCTCCAGCGTTCAACTCTTCACCAAGACGCCCGTCTCAACCCGGAAGAACCGACACCCGGGCAGACCCCGGACGCCACCGGAGTAACCCAACAATGA